Sequence from the Temnothorax longispinosus isolate EJ_2023e chromosome 6, Tlon_JGU_v1, whole genome shotgun sequence genome:
gtatatagacAGACGGTCAATAACAATTCCATTTCTATGCATGTAATTCAACGTGTATAAAGCTCGACAGATCGTTTTCCTACCAGCAGAAGTTCAGGTTCCTCCTGTATCTTCCCTTCCCATTCGTatctgcgaaaaaaaaaactcttcAATCAAAAAGTACTTCATAGATtgatataagataaatatctAAACACAGCGATAGAAAACTTACATGGAGGTAAGTTGTGGGATGATGTTGACGCAGGCGGCGAGCTTGTTCTCGACCAGACCACTTGATGGAGtaggagagagaaagcgtTAATGATAATTCGTCTTAATGAGTGCGTTTTTATCCAGCCAGTTAACTCTTTACCGTGCTAATCTCTTCGCAACTGCGTCGTCCGGCACCGTGACGTACGCCACGGAATGCATCCCGGCGAAACTCGACATGTTCTGATAAACCTGGGCGCGGATACTCCTCGCTATGCAAAGCAGCATCAACACGGTCACGAGAGAGGATCGCGTCACGCACATTTGCCAATAAATGCCAATTGCCAGTCGTTCGCTGTCGGAAACTCAGCGGAAAGCCGGTTGACACCTCGAGTCGTCCTCGTCGGATCTCGGATCTCGTATGTACGAACGATCGATAACGTAGACGGGAAACGCAAATAGTGTCCACGTGCGTAGGTTTACACGGCGCCTGTTgtatacgtaaataaaatttagaaacagATTTGTCGCGGAAGCGTGAGCCCCGAAGACTCGCGTTCCGTCGGAAATTAAGGAATTATAAAGTATACGGTTTATGTCGAGCAAGTTATTCTTTTTATGAGATCCTCCAAGATTCACGTTGTAACAGATGAATtagataaacaataaatagcAAAGACCGTGCAGCCGGCAGAAttgcttaaattttttacataattaatatttatgtagtTCGACGTTCTACCTCTTTTTCCCATACGcatgtatgttttttatacttGATAATTCGCGTTGGTATGATTCTTTTTAAAGTGATCGGAATATACCTGAATTTAATCGCCGCGGCGTGTGTCTCCAACTGGAAACTCCAGTTTTTCTATCCAGATCAACTATACTCTTCttatctttgttttattttgtttcttattatCTTTATCAGCACTTTCCCAATCATTGCAATAAACTTGTATAAGTACTGGCTGTTCTTAAAAGGCTGGCTGGCTTTCGCGCATATATTGATTTCTTTCATTCATTTCCATATCTTCGATCTCCTTTCGTATCTGCATCGTTAGAAATAATTGACATTAGGTTAATCACCGATCAAATTAATTAGAGTTTAGTCGAAATCGCCCGAAAGGATTGTCAAAAAGTAATCACCTGTTACTTTAATTCCTTTAATCAACGTTACATAATCAACGAAATAAAGCGACGAGCTAGGCTCGTTCGGGCGTCCCGTAACTGGCTTCGAAATTGCAATTTCCAAAAGTTTCCCTCATCTCCGATTGACTTGTCGAAATTCTTAGGAAGACGAGAAGCATTTCCCTTCTCCGGGAAATGCTTTATTTCTGCCGACGATCTCTCGAACGTTTCGAATTCCGCAAAATATGACGTATGGAAATACCTTCCTTACCCGCCGTATGTTAGAGAGAAACGAAGCGCAAACGAACGGAtcttttacacacacacacaccgcGGTCACGTACTACTACGCGCACGGCACGCTCGTGTGTATACGCGGGCACCATTCATTGCGGTGGCATAGGTAACCTTGAAAAGGCCACCCTCGGAGCGCTACTACTTTAGTCCGCCGGGGTTTACTTGGTCTCCAGCGGCGACGATCGGAGCCCGGTCTTTCTCGATGGAGCGTTAAGTCGCAAAGTGCGGGACGATTCCTTTTTACGGCACGATACACGCGCCGCAAAATTCCACAGgcagagaaagagcgagagagaggagcAGAGAGTGTGGTGCGCATCGTTGACCGTCGTCTCCgtggttaaataaaaaaaatgtcatcgTGAAACAGTGCCGCGCGTTGTTGGTGCGTTTACGCGGGCGGCAGCGTTTGCAGGTTATATCTCCCGGGAGGTGCGGCGCGAGGATGCCGTCCGCGAGGGATTGAGCGACGTATCGTTGAAGTCGACAGCGAGCGACGGTACCGCGGGGGAGGTGTCAGCATGGTACAGCGCCCGGTCGCGCCTCGGCGCAACGTCAGGATACTGTTGATCGGCGAGCGCGGCGTCGGCAAGACCTCCCTGATACTGTCCTTGGTGAGCGAGGAGTACGCGGAAGAGGTGCCGAGTAAGGCCGAGGAGATCACGATACCGGCGGACGTCACGCCGGAGCAAGTGCCGACACACATAGTCGATTACTCAGGTATTTGTGACTTGTGACAGCATCCCCGTGTGCGTCTCTATCTTTTCGCCAAGCTTATTCGGTCCTCAAAGATAATTAAGACACCTGACACGGTTGAATAAGTTGTCAGAGAATTTGTTATATCTCCTCCTGACTATCTCACATTGGAAAGAAATGATAACTTGGCGTCGTGTGTTTGCAGCTGTGGAACAAACGGAGGATCAACTGGCAGAGGAGATCCAGAAGGCGCATGTGATATGCGTCGTTTACTCCGTGGACGACGAGGATACTTTGGATAGAGCTGCCAGCTACTGGCTGCCGTTAATCAGAAGATGCTCACCCGACAATCGGTGTCCGGTTGTGCTCGTGGGCAACAAGATTGATCTCGTGGATTATTCCACCATAGAGGTTTGCAGTTCTCTTAAGGCGGTTTAAGTAGCATTTTCGTTTTACACTGTATTAATGACTCGCATTTTGCAATTTGCAGGCTGTATATCCCATCATGAAAGAATTCACGGAGATTGAAAGCTGCATAGAGGTGAGATACCGTTTGGTCGATAGACAAGAAAAATGGGAGGACcgttatgttaaaaaaacgtATCTCTTTTCAGTGCTCGGCGAAAACACTTCAGAATGTCTCGGAAACGTTTTATTATGCACAAAAGGCAGTTCTGCATCCGACTACACCTTTGTACAATTATGACACCCAGGAGGTGAGGATATCTGCCGTGTTTCCCTTTAATTTGATGTcccaggtttttttttaattcgttcATTTTTGTTCCAGCTCACAGAGGAGTGCAAAACTGCCCTACAGCGAATTTTTAAAGTGAGTATGTACTAACTATGTAAGATATACAACGAGAATCAATATTACGATATAAactatattgttttttttttccccaatGCAGATATGCGATGTAGATAACGACGGACTTTTAAACGATATGGAGCTGAACGCGTTTCAGCAGTGGTGCTTCAACACTCCGTTACAACCGCAAGTGCTGGAGGATGTGAAAGCTGTGCTGTCAAAAAACATTTGCGACGGCATATGTAACGGGTGTGTCACGATGAAAGGTGGGTATTTCCAGTTATTCCGGTATCAAACCCGGGGAGAAATACAAGAACGcgaacttttattaattgcaattacaCGTGCAGGTTTTATGTACTTACAATGTTTATTCATACAACGCGGGAGGAACGAGACAACTTGGGCTGTGCTAAGGAAATTCGGATACGACAACGAGCTGCAAATGTCAAAAGAATATGTCCATCCTTCGTACGTATAAAGGTCACGAGGCTACTTAGAGTTCTTTCAATATGCCACTGATTACGACTCACTCCGGCTTTTAGATTGAAGGTCCCGCTTGGCTGTAGCACGGAATTATCGCACAAGGGACAGGAATTCCTAACGTTACTGTTTATGCAGcacgatcgcgatcgcgacggAGCTCTCTCGCCCTTGGAAATGGAGTCGTTGTTCTCGCGATGTCTCTTCCCGCCGTGGGGCGACGAATACAAGTACACTGTACCCACGAATGAGAAGGTTAACGCTtgcaattgttatttttagaaCTTTGAACTAtagaataaattgatataGAATATTGAACGACAAGAAACCTA
This genomic interval carries:
- the Cuta gene encoding protein CutA homolog: MCVTRSSLVTVLMLLCIARSIRAQVYQNMSSFAGMHSVAYVTVPDDAVAKRLARGLVENKLAACVNIIPQLTSIYEWEGKIQEEPELLLMIKTRTERVDALTKYVKENHPYTVCEVISLPIQNGNDDYLKWISEVVPPLDKSA
- the Miro gene encoding mitochondrial Rho GTPase isoform X2; amino-acid sequence: MVQRPVAPRRNVRILLIGERGVGKTSLILSLVSEEYAEEVPSKAEEITIPADVTPEQVPTHIVDYSAVEQTEDQLAEEIQKAHVICVVYSVDDEDTLDRAASYWLPLIRRCSPDNRCPVVLVGNKIDLVDYSTIEAVYPIMKEFTEIESCIECSAKTLQNVSETFYYAQKAVLHPTTPLYNYDTQELTEECKTALQRIFKICDVDNDGLLNDMELNAFQQWCFNTPLQPQVLEDVKAVLSKNICDGICNGCVTMKGFMYLQCLFIQRGRNETTWAVLRKFGYDNELQMSKEYVHPSLKVPLGCSTELSHKGQEFLTLLFMQHDRDRDGALSPLEMESLFSRCLFPPWGDEYKYTVPTNEKGWITFQGYMCQWALLTLTNVRKTLEYMAYLGYNMYHNECQTSSIVVTREKKVDLAKKQSSRNVYTCHVIGPKSSGKTTLCRTLIDPKLEKLNDKVVPSNAHVTVNTLHVYGQEKTIVLKDINVLNVQDALTPAEIQCDAAALVYDASNPKSFEYIARIYIKYFADSKIPVLIVANKSDLSEVKQSYLLQPAAFCSKYKLMPPQPYSISRTIRREIFVKLATMAAFPHINQFGLMQGDSLVWWKAGIGIAIATIAGYVMMRVLNTEKR
- the Miro gene encoding mitochondrial Rho GTPase isoform X1, which codes for MVQRPVAPRRNVRILLIGERGVGKTSLILSLVSEEYAEEVPSKAEEITIPADVTPEQVPTHIVDYSAVEQTEDQLAEEIQKAHVICVVYSVDDEDTLDRAASYWLPLIRRCSPDNRCPVVLVGNKIDLVDYSTIEAVYPIMKEFTEIESCIECSAKTLQNVSETFYYAQKAVLHPTTPLYNYDTQELTEECKTALQRIFKICDVDNDGLLNDMELNAFQQWCFNTPLQPQVLEDVKAVLSKNICDGICNGCVTMKGFMYLQCLFIQRGRNETTWAVLRKFGYDNELQMSKEYVHPSLKVPLGCSTELSHKGQEFLTLLFMQHDRDRDGALSPLEMESLFSRCLFPPWGDEYKYTVPTNEKGWITFQGYMCQWALLTLTNVRKTLEYMAYLGYNMYHNECQTSSIVVTREKKVDLAKKQSSRNVYTCHVIGPKSSGKTTLCRTLIDPKLEKLNDKVVPSNAHVTVNTLHVYGQEKTIVLKDINVLNVQDALTPAEIQCDAAALVYDASNPKSFEYIARIYIKYFADSKIPVLIVANKSDLSEVKQSYLLQPAAFCSKYKLMPPQPYSISRTIRREIFVKLATMAAFPRFQGAWVLFYRDRHINQFGLMQGDSLVWWKAGIGIAIATIAGYVMMRVLNTEKR